A region from the Pelobates fuscus isolate aPelFus1 chromosome 1, aPelFus1.pri, whole genome shotgun sequence genome encodes:
- the SARS1 gene encoding serine--tRNA ligase, cytoplasmic, which yields MVLDLDLFREDKGGNPELVRETQRKRFKDPALVEALLTSDTAWRKCRFQADNLNKMKNLCSKTIGDKMKKKEPVGDSDALPENAQNLDQLTAETLGAMTVTQIKRLRVLIDKAIEATDTERIRLEAERFESLREIGNLLHPSVPISNDEDNDNKVERTWGVCEGRKKYSHVDLVVMVDGFEGEKGAVVAGSRGYFLKGPLVFLEQAIIQFALQTLGSKGYTPIYTPFFMRKEVMQEVAQLSQFDEELYKVIGKGSEKSDDNTIDEKYLIATSEQPIAALHRDEWLKPEDLPIRYAGISTCFRQEVGSHGRDTRGIFRVHQFEKIEQFVYASPHDNKSWEMFDEMIETAEIFYQSLGIPYRIVNIVSGSLNHAASKKLDLEAWFPGSGAFRELVSCSNCTDYQARRLRIRYGQTKKMMDKVEFVHMLNATMCATTRTICAILENYQTDEGISVPEKLRDFMPPGLKEVIKFVKPAPIEQELSKKQKKQKDGKKNLNSDLESQLQNMEVNNA from the exons GCAGGTTTCAAGCAGATAATCTGAACAAAATGAAAAACCTGTGTAGCAAAACTATTGGTGATAAAATGAAG AAAAAAGAACCGGTGGGTGACAGTGATGCACTCCCAGAAAATGCCCAGAATCTGGACCAATTAACAGCAGAAACTCTAGGT GCAATGACAGTAACACAGATTAAGCGACTTCGAGTCCTTATAGACAAGGCCATAGAAGCAACAGATACAGAACGAATAAGGCTTGAGGCTGAGCGGTTTGAGAGTTTGAGAGAAATTGGAAACTTGCTGCACCCATCCGTTCCAATCAGCAATGATGAG gACAATGACAACAAAGTGGAGCGCACATGGGGCGTATGTGAGGGCCGAAAGAAATATTCACATGTGGACCTCGTAGTTATGGTTGATGGCTTTGAGGGTGAAAAGGGAGCTGTTGTTGCTGGAAGCAGAGGATACTTCTTAAAg ggccccctTGTGTTTTTGGAGCAGGCCATCATCCAGTTTGCTCTGCAGACTCTGGGATCAAAGGGGTACACTCCCATATATACACCATTCTTTATGAGAAAGGAAGTGATGCAGGAGGTGGCTCAACTTAGCCAGTTTGATGAAGAGCTATATAAG GTAATTGGAAAGGGAAGTGAGAAGTCTGACGACAACACAATTGATGAGAAATACTTGATCGCCACTTCCGAACAGCCAATTGCAGCTCTCCATCGGGATGAATGGCTAAAGCCTGAAGATTTGCCTATACGCTATGCAGGGATTTCCACATGTTTTCGACAGGAGGTTGGATCCCATGGACGGGACACACGTGGCATCTTCAGAGTGCATCAGTTTGAGAAA ATAGAACAGTTTGTTTATGCTTCCCCTCATGACAACAAATCCTGGGAAATGTTTGATGAAATGATAGAGACAGCAGAAATATTCTATCAGTCACTGGGTATCCCTTATCGCATTGTTAACATTGTTTCAG GTTCATTAAATCATGCAGCCAGTAAGAAGCTAGATTTGGAAGCCTGGTTTCCTGGATCTGGTGCGTTCAGAGAGCTGGTCTCTTGTTCAAACTGCACTGATTATCAGGCACGGAGGTTGCGTATCCGCTATGGACAGACAAAGAAGATGATGGACAAG GTAGAGTTTGTGCATATGCTAAATGCAACCATGTGTGCCACGACACGCACAATTTGTGCCATTTTAGAAAACTACCAGACTGATGAGGGCATCAGTGTCCCAGAGAAGCTCAGGGACTTCATGCCACCAG GCCTGAAGGAGGTAATAAAATTTGTGAAACCAGCTCCAATTGAGCAGGAGCTAAGCAAGAAGCAGAAGAAGCAGAAAGATGGGAAGAAAAATCTAAACAGTGACCTGGAATCTCAGTTGCAGAATATGGAAGTGAACAATGCTTGA